ATAATCCCGATCTTGTTCTTCTTGATTTGATGCTGCCGGATATAAACGGGATCGAGGCTCTGGACGAAATAAATGGTATCGATCCCGCGCCCGTTACTATACTGATGAGCGGGCAGAGCAATGTGGATACGGCCGTTTCCGCAATCAAGAAAGGGGCGTACGATTTCATAGAAAAGCCGTTTTCACTCGATAAATTAAAGGTAATAGTAAAAAACGCACTCGATAACGCGGGTTTAAAGAAAAGTCTTAGTTCCAGACTGAAGAGCGAGCAAAAGCAATACGGGTTTCACTCTCTGATCGGCAGGAGCAACGCTATAAAGAATGTAATCGATTTATTCGAAAAGCTTGTTAATACGGATCCCAAGACAATTCTTATTGGCGGTGAGAGCGGGACGGGGAAAGGGCTTGCCGCGAAGATGCTTCATCACAACGGTGCGAGAGCGGAGAAGCCGATTATCGAACTTAACTGCGCGGCAATTCCCGAAACGCTTCTTGAAAGTGAGCTGTTCGGGCACGAAGCGGGCTCGTTTACGGATGCTAAAAAGATGAAAACCGGTATATTCGAAGACGCAAACGGCGGGACCATTTTTCTGGATGAGATAGCGGACATGAGTCTCGCGCTTCAGGCCAAGCTTGTAAAAGCAGTGGAGGAAAGGACGTTCCGGAGGATCGGCGGCAAGAGGGACATCAAGGTTGATGTCAG
The genomic region above belongs to Deltaproteobacteria bacterium and contains:
- a CDS encoding sigma-54 dependent transcriptional regulator, with product MSESILIIDDEEFLCDKLKECLVDEGYDVDVSHMGKEGILLAKRDNPDLVLLDLMLPDINGIEALDEINGIDPAPVTILMSGQSNVDTAVSAIKKGAYDFIEKPFSLDKLKVIVKNALDNAGLKKSLSSRLKSEQKQYGFHSLIGRSNAIKNVIDLFEKLVNTDPKTILIGGESGTGKGLAAKMLHHNGARAEKPIIELNCAAIPETLLESELFGHEAGSFTDAKKMKTGIFEDANGGTIFLDEIADMSLALQAKLVKAVEERTFRRIGGKRDIKVDVRIVAATNKDLKEQVDKKLFREDLYHRLNVINFDMPSLRERKEDIPLLTEYFINFFNVDLNKNIQHVPEEVETAFMNYNWPGNVRELKSSIERAVLLSEGETLNPKYIQIDEQGKGVKVQNEQNKMFFELDMDKLTLEGVEEIVIKKALELNDWNQTKTAQMLGVTRQVLRNRMIKMDLLN